In Peptostreptococcaceae bacterium, the genomic window ATCTAAAGTAATTTCTTTTTCTTCGTGATTGTTTCAATCCACGCACCCGCGAGGGGTGCGACACGATTTTGAGCAGGCTTTACACCAAACTCCATTGTTTCAATCCACGCACCCGCGAGGGGTGCGACAGGAATTACCTCGCTCTCTTTCTTTGTATCCAGGGTTTCAATCCACGCACCCGCGAGGGGTGCGACAGTATAGCAATACAATACTTGATACTACTTGATTAAATGTAGTATTTCCGCGAAGCGTTATTTTTTTTGACTTATGATTTAATTAACTCTTGTTTTCCAATGCTTCCATAATAATAAAACAAATGGTAGCTTAAGGTTCGCATCATATGATAAGAACCCCTTCAGGATCATAGCTTTCCTTCGCGCCAATATGTTCCACTCGATTCTTCCAATTAGCCCCCAGATAATAGAACCTTAGGCTATCCACTTTTTCATCAATTATAGAAACTAATTGATTTTTCATTTCCGTAAATTGTGCCGGGTCAACTAAACATTCAAACACTGAGTTCTGAACTCTCTGTCCATAATTCTCACAACATTTTGCTACATGTCTCAAACGCTTTCCACCATTTTTAGAAGTGGTATTAACATCATATGTTACTAAAATCAGCATTATTCATCTCCATAAAAACGGCGGATACCCGTCAATATCTCCCCTTATAAATCTTGCCATCAATTGTGCTTGAATATATGGCAACAATCCAAGCGAAATTTTTTCTTTTGTATACGGATGCTTTATATCAATCCTTTTACGCTTCTGCCATTCTGTCAATAGTTTTTTCCTCATATCATCATCCATTAAAATTGCCCTATTTTCTTTTACTACAAAGTCTTTGGCTGAAACCTGTCTTCTATTAACTAATGAAAGTACAAATCGGTCTGCTAAATACGCTCTTAATTCTTCCATCATATCCAATGCCAACCCATTACGACCTGGTCTATCTTTATGGAAAAATCCTGCTGCTGGATCAAGTCCTACTGCTTCTATCGCAGATTTCACTTCATGAGCCAATAACACATATGTAAATGAAAGCAAAGCGTTCATATTGTCTAAAGGCGGTCGGCGGCTCCTTCCATGAAAGAAAAACGACTCCTTTTCGTGAAGTATCAGATTATCAAAAACCCCAAAATACATTTTTGCCGCATCACCCTCAATTCCTCTCAGCTCATCTTCATTTAAGGCATGTCTAGCATTTTCTGCTTGCCTTCCAAGTCTCTCTACAACAAAACTTATTTGTTGTTTCCCTGCAATTTCTTCGTAATCTCTAATTGCTCTCTTCAATACAGTACGTGAATTCATTATTTTCGCAACAATAAAATTCACACTTACTCCTAATCGCCTTTCAGAATCCTCAGCGATTCTGAATTGTTCTTTCCTTAAAAGTATATTCCCACTAAATGGTCCTTGTACTGAAGCTAAATATTTACCATATTCTGTTAGAAATGTTACTGAAACGCCTTTTTCCGCACATAATCCCATCAACGCTGGACTAGCTCCACAATAACCGAAACTTATAATACCCTCAAGATTGTGAATAGGTACAGCAATCGACTTTTTCCCTTCATTTTTTACAACGACTTGTTCTCCTTCTCTTGAAAGGTATACATCCGGATTGGTAATATAAAGCGTATTCAAAAGTTTCCTCATTATTCACCTTCTTTCATCATTTCATTAATATAATTTGAAACTGGTCTCGCTTTCTTTGTCAAGCGAGGAAAGCATAACTCTTTCATAGAACAATTGCCACATTTTTTATTTTTTTCAGCAGGTGGCGTAAGCCCTTTTTCAAATAGCTCATGCATCTCTTTAGCCATTGAAACTGTCCATTCCCGTAATTCAGATTCCATCTTGATTCTTGTCCGTCTCCGTTTCTGGTGATAGTATAAATATGCTTTATCAATATTTGCGCCCATCATTTCTTCAAGACATAAAACCTGCAAACATAGTTGGGCTTCGTCAGACTGATCAGATTTTGGTATTCCTCGTTTATATTCAACTGGATGAGGTAGCCAAAAGCCATCATAATCTCTAATTCTTATTCCTTTTCCATCTATAGTTTTTTCGAATTCAACAATATCAGCAACTCCCTGAATACCTAGTTTTTTCGAAATCAAAGGCATTGCCCTTGAAACAATCAAATCACTTCTTTTTTCTTTTTCATATGGATCATCTGCCCTTTCATGAAGATTCTTGCCTTCAACCGTTAGCATATTCTCTTTCCATTGTCTTTCTATATGAATCAACGCCCATTGACGCTTACAAAATACAAAATGTTGGATGCCTGACAAAGGCAAGTAAATCTTTTCATCATACTTGTCCAAGGCAATTACATTCTTTCGATAAGCTCAACACCGGCGGGAACTCCTGTTTTATCTATAGCTATTTCGTAATCTTCAAATGCTCTAGCTGGCATTCCATCCTTACGGTTTTCAGCTTTCACCAATTCAAATAATTTGTGCGCATGAGCATTCCCCAATTCACTCTCATGCTTAAAAACAATTAATTTTCTCGTTGCCATATTGCCCCTTGCCGCAGAATGATCATGCTCAAACATATTCTCTAGAGATTCCCAGAGAAGTTCCAAATCAGCTTCTCCAAATCCAGTCTTTTGAGCAAACGCAGCAGATACATATCCTTCCATTCGATAAAGAGCATAGGGCACTATATGTTTTCTTCCCATGGTTCTTTCTTTATCCCTATCTTTTTCATTCGTAACAGCCATGCGAGTAATTGTAATATCCTGTTGAACTATCGGATCAATGCTTCTTGAAAAGCCAAATTGCACAGGACCTCTCACCTGTCCACAATTAATTTCAGTTGTCATGACAGCCCCAAATGTCCTAATATCATAAAAATTGTCTGTCATAAATTGAGTAACCTTCATAGAATTCTCAATTTCCTTTGGAAGTTTTTTCGAAACAGGCTTCAATTTGTTTACTATGTAGGCCTCCTTGTTTTTTTCGTTTAACACGGCTCCCTCAGTAACATAAATCCTAAATCCTGTTTCATTTTTTTTTGCCAATTCAACATAATTTCTGACCTTACGCTTAATGCAAACATCCGTGACTATGCCTTTGCTAGTTTCAGGATCGATTCTAGGCATATTACCTGCATCCGGATCTCCGTTCGGATTCCCATTTTGAACATCATAATACAGTATAAATTCATACCTTCTGTCAATAATCTTGTTTTCCATTATTTTCCTCCTTGTTTATCTTCTGTTTTTTTTGTATAGAAAGATTGCTTTTGATGATAGTATCCCAATATAAATTGACCTTGATCATCTAAATTCAAATGCGCCGGGAAGCTGTCTATCGATTGCATAATCTGCTGAATTTCCCTATCCCTAGCATAGCCATAATCAGATTTTTCAATATGATACTGGGCAAGTTTAACTAATGTGGGAAAAACCGCCCCTGGTGTTGCAGTTGCTGAACTAAAGTATCTATCCTTAATTGTCGAGTTGATTTTCTCCCCAAGCGCATCTTTCTGTGCTTTCTCCATTACGGCAAACAATCTACCTAATAGATATCCTGTGTTTTTATTGTCATGATTCAAAGCCACGGTGAAATCACCTTCCTTTCTATTATCATATACACGCATTTTTCTCTTTAAGCAGGCTTTAATCAAACCGGCTCTTATGTAGTTAACATCATTATCCGCTCTAATTCTTGTGATTACTGCAGTATAAAGGCTTTGAGGATACTGCGTTCCGCGAATTATCGCCTCCGTCAATTTTCCGGCCATTAATGGCGAAAGATTCTTAAGGTCCTTATGAACACTTATTTCCTTTAAAACTTTCCATGTTGAAATAACATTGTTTTCATCCTTGCGGTCAATTGTCATATCAAGTTGATGCATTAAGAGATTCTCAAGCAAGGTTCCGAACTTATCTACATGCCAAAACCGAATTGAAACGCGAGAGGCATTAGGCGCAAGGCCTAGTATGTAGAATTTGCTTTCGGGATTAATAGCTTCATTCGCTTTTTCAAGAATCGGGAGCCCCTTTCTTGCCCTATCAAGAAGCTTTGCTACTGTATTTTGAGCATTGGAATCGACTTGCTTCCCTTCTTTTTTGTTGCTTTCATCATTGGATGGATTAATCAATTCAGCAAAAACACTTTCTTCGATTCCTGAATGTGACTTTTCAGCCCAAAATACAGTAGTTGCATCACCAATACGCAAATGATTGTTTCTTGACCTTGTCATAAAGTTCAACGCCGAAGTATACGCAGCAGCAACTCGATTACTCACGGGTGCATTAAACCCCTGCTTTTCGGTTTTTCCATAGGACTCAAACGATCTTTTGTTGAATGAAACCAAGGATGTCCCGGTTGCTTGCCCCCCGACAATTCCCTTGATACTAGGGTGAAGTTTTGCAATGGGACCCTTTTCCCCGCTAACAAGACATTGACCTTGCTCAGCAGAATCTAGTAGCCTCTCCATGTACACATTCCAAGCTTGCTTAACAGATTCAAGCTGATGAATATACTTATGTTCGCCATCCATCCTGAAAACAATATTACCTCCTTCTTCTAGTATTTCTCTATTTTGTGCAATTATTTTTGATTCGTTTTCTCCACTTATATCGAACGTTGATAAAAACTCTAAAAACGGTTTCAATGCATCGTCTTTCGGATTGTCCAATATTTCGAGATTGTATCTCTTGAATTCCTCTGCAGCAAGCTGTGTCCGCTCAGGCTTTCCTTTTATATCAAGTCCGAACACATAGGTAGCATTATCACTCATGAAATTTGAACATATATTACATGTCTTTTTCCCTTGTGCAGGCACATTTATGTCCCTAGAAACAAGTTTTCCTTTTTCACTCGTTATTCGAAGATCATTTATGTCAACCAATTCACCATTTCTTGAGATAATAGCAGCGCAGGAAACCTTTGCGCTTGAGAAACCCGGTTTTGGCATATCTATATTTTCATCACTAAGCAACACATCATAGTAGTCCGCCAACGCCTTTAATATCATGAGAACACTTCCTTTCTAGAAGGAATTTCTATGCGTCCCTCTTTCATAACAAGCCTGCAGAACCCTGGCGTCATATCATTTTTGAAATCGATGTCAAAAAGCATCCATCCCAAATCTCCACTTTCATTGATTGTTTTTATCTCACTTTTCTCTTCAACCCACTCAAACATTGCCGGGAACTCCCTGCAGCCAAGATATGGTCTATGGAAGCATTTCCCACCTATCGCCCTTCTTCTAAAAATATCACGATGCTTTCCTTCATTATCATCTTCTCCAGCCTTATCGGTCATTTCGAAATGTGCTTCAATAATATATGATACATCTCTCAAAATCATAGATGCTCTCTGTTGACGCTCTTTGTTGATATCAATAAAGAAATTTTTTGCTTCGTTACCGTTCATCACGCTTTTTACTTTAGATGCAGAAACCTTGCTTTCAACCTCATTCCGTCTTATATTTTCAAAACGAACAGGTTTCTCTACATAAATAGCGTCAATAACCCAACTAATTGCAGGCTTCCAATGAATTGCCTCTAATATACCCCTTGCCGCAGAGGGTGTCATTACATCGTAGCTGACTCTTTCAACTTTCATTTCAGGTCTTGTGAAACATGCCCAATCTCCCCAAACTCTAATTCTGATCCCGTACTCCATTCGTTCACCCCCTAAAATACTAATTCTTCGTCCTGTCTATACGCAACATCTGGGATTTCCAAACCCATATCCGGTTTATACAGGTTGCCTCTTACCAACAGATAGATTCCGTCAACCGGTTGTTCCAATGCTCCCGCCTCAATCAATTTCTTAAATTCATGGCGATAGACTTGTACGGTATACGGCTGCAACTCATTAATCACTCCCTTCTTATATTTTGAAAACCTTAATTTATTAAAAATTGATTCGAGTTTATGGTGTTTTAAATCATCAGATTTCAAACCGTAAGGAACAATCACAGAAACCATATCGTTTTCTATCAGTTTAAAATCCTTTGCAATATCGGAAAAGGGATATATGAAATCCTTATCTCCTAGTCGGCTCCTCTCCATTATTCTTTTTTTATCCAAAAGCTTCTCGTCCTCCCAATACAAAAGTTTAAAATATCTTTGTATTGGGCCTGAATCAAGCACATCTTCATTTGCCTTTAAGCTTCGGATAATTTCCCTGCCCCTAGCCGCTGTACTTGATAACCAACCACCAGGCATCCCCATTTTTTCCGGTTCAAAAACAAATACTTTTCCTTCTTTGAGTTTTCCTTCCCTATTACATCTGCCTGCCGCCTGCGCAATTGAATCAAGACCTGCGGATGCTCGATAAACGACAGGAAAATCAATATCCACTCCCGCTTCAACGAGTTGCGTCGAAACCACGCGACATTCAGCATTTTCACTCAATAGTGTTTTTATTCTTTTTAACGCTTCTCTTCGATGCGCAGGGCACATCCTTGCGCTTAAATGTATTACTCCCCTTTCTCCTTCCATCAACCTATAAAGCGCCGCCGCATGTCTTCTAGTATTTACTATGCAAAGCACTTGATGCTCGCTCAATATTCGTTCTTTTAGTTTTTCATTTGAAAACATATCGATATAATAAACAGAAACCCTTTTGAAATCTTTGGTCAATTCTTCCTGATTATCAATGATTTCAGAAATATTAAGCCTATCCGAAAAAAAAGGGTTTAGAGATGGTTGAGTAGCTGTACATAAAACAACAGAAGAATGATAATTCATCACAAAATCCCCAAGCATTGAAACAGCCGGTTTCAAGTACTCAAATGGAAGCATTTGTGCTTCATCCAATATAATCACACTATTAGCAATATTATGTAACTTTCTGCATTTTGAAGGTTTATTTGAAAATAACGATTCAAAAAACTGCACATTTGTAGTAACAACAACAGGGGACTCCCAATTCTCTGTCGCCAAACGTAAACTTCTCTGTAAATCATCAATTGAGTTTTCATTTGCATTTGCAAAATTTTCGAACTGATAAGAACTATGATGTTCCAATACATTCTCATCACCGAAAATTTTCCTAAAAACATCTGCGTTCTGTTCAATTATGCTCGTAAAAGGAATTACATAAATAATTCGTTTTAAGCCATGTTTCTTCGCGTGCCGTAAAGCAAAAGCCATGGAAGATAATGTCTTTCCTCCCCCCGTAGGCACAGTTAAGCTGAATAATCCTCTGTCGTTTAAACCTTTTTTATAACAACAATCGTAAATATGCCTGCGCTGGCTATTAATCGAAGTACTCGAAGCATTATTTTGCAGTATATCCATATGTTTTTCAAATCTATGGAAGAGTTCCTCTATAGACTCGCTGCACTTTCGCATATGTGACCTTTTCTCATCAAGCACGCTTTCAGTATCTAAGAAATCCGCATCTACCAAGCATGAATAAACCATCCTAACAAGATTCGCCATTTGAAAGGCAACAATTTTATTTTCAATTTCCATTCTCGGTTTGTTCCAATCATCATTCAACAAACTGAAAATCTCTGATTTATATGCCGAGTAATCTTTGACTTCAGATTGCAATCTTCCGTGTAAATCAGAAGGAGAAACTTTGCCGCCATTTGGAATACCACCATGGTGCCCCGATATCGCATACGCCAATGACGTTCCCCACAATTTACCGCACATAGCAAAAGCCTCTTTTGCTCCCGCTGTTGAATGATTGACTCTTATTCCCGAACCCTCAAGTCTCGATTGAAATGCGTTAGAATACTTGCCGATATCGTGTAAAATACCAGCCATTTCCGCCATTTCTTTCGCACCAAAACCTTCTGCAAATTTTCCCGCCATTTCCGAAACATTAACCAAATGATCCTTTAATGTTTGCCAATCGCTTTTATCGAGATTTTCCCCAGAATGTCCATAATAAGCCATATGTCCCTCCATAAATGTAAACTATTCCATATTTTATTATATCACCATTACCATTTATTTTTAAATTTTGACAATTATCATTATTCATTTTTATTTTACCCCTTATTGTGGACATATATGGGCACAATTGAAATCTATTTATAGCTTTTATGGACTGGATCAACGATATAGCCCCCATCCCCATTTCGTTAATTATTTAAACTCAAAAAAAGAAATCGTGAAAGCCATTACTAATAGTGGCTTATCACGATTTTTCTACGTTACAATTAAATTGTCTATATTCTATACAAGAATCACTATCAATCCCTGCGCCAAGCCTATCAACAGTCCTATAACCCCGCCTAGAAGCTCAATATGCTTTAATTCCTTCTTTGCTATTGTCAAAATAATTTCCTCTATCTTATTATAATCGGCCATGTTTATTTTTTCTTCTATCATATCCGATATGCTAACCTTTTCAATCGCCTTATGCACAAGCATTTCAGTCATTTCATTGATTGCGCCTTCGCTCTCTTCATCTATAATCTTGTTTATATGATCCAAAATCATGATTTTAAATGTAAACGGTATGAAAGAAGGAAATCTTTCATCAGCAACATTCTTCAGCTTGTTTTTGATTAAAGCGAAAATCTGTTCCTTGCTATCGTCGTTAACCAATTCATCTATAATCTCTTCAAGAGAAACAAGTTCCTTCTCGACTGTATCAGCAATGTTTTTTGCTATTTCGCCTCTTCTCTTTGGTATCAGTCCCTGTAAGGTAAATCCCAAAATAGGAATCCTTATTGGCTTAATGGGCCTAAAAATCATCTTAATGGCCGTGACATTAGTAGACCATCCTATAATAGCTCCAACAATCGCCATAAAAATTAAACGGTAATATATATCCATAAAAACCGTTGCCAAAACATTATAAAACTCTATAAGTTTGTTTAATTCCCTGTTCAACGTGTTCGATTTGGCTATTCCGAAGAATGAGCTACTTTCGTTTGATCTAACACTCCGAGGGCTTAAATTCCCATACAACGCATGGTACATATTAGTAGCATCTTTTAAGTGATTAGCTTACTAATTCATATCTTGATAAATTGATGCTTGCGTTATAATCTCTGTCTATAACACAACCACATTCCTCACAGATATATGTCCTTTCAGACAGTGAAAGTTTTTCTTTTACATGTCCACACTCACTACAAGTCTTTGATGATGGAAACCATTTGTCAGCTTCTACAAACTCGATTCCATTGAACTCACATTTATACTTCATTTGCCTTTTAAATTCAGACAATCCTTGTTTTGCTATTGCTTTTGATAAATGCTTGTTCTTCATCATTCTCTTGATGTTAAGCGTTTCCATAACAACCCTTGATGGCTTGGTTTTCACTATCTGATTCGTTGTTTGGTGATTATAATTACTTCTTATGTTTGTTAATCTTCTATGAAGTAATCTAATCTGCTTTTCAAGTTTTACAATATTACTTGTTTTGACGAACTTACTCCCTTCTTTGTTTTTTTGGTATTTGCCTGATACCCTGCGTTGTAATCTACGCAACCTTTTTTCAAGTTGTTTAACTGCTACTGTTTTGTTTATATTTTTGAATGTCATTCCATTTGAGCATATTGCTAAATCTTTGATTCCAACATCAATACCAATACTCTCACCCGTCAATTCAACAACAGGTAATTCTTTTTCGATTAGCACAGAACTTTCTTTAATTTTAAGCTTTGAAGTGTCATTATAGAAAGAAGGCTTGGATCTTCTTCGACTCTTGAATCGAGGTTTATCTGATAATCCTTTAAAGAACTTAATATAAGCTCCACAACCATCTTTAACCGCTTGTTTTGCTATATTGTTAGATACTTCACTAAGCCAAGTAAGTTCGGTTTTCTTTAATATTGTCAATTCTTTTCTTAAATCATTATCAGAGATGAACTTGCCTTCATTTTCATGATTTTCTTCCTGTCGATTTAATGTCCAATTATATATGAACCTAGCAGTACCAGCTGATTGCCACAACTTCTGTTCTTGCTCTTCAGTTGGAGATAATCTAACTTTATTCGCCAGTATCATTTTCCAACAACTCCTTAATCATCTTCCAATGTTTGATAAAGAGATATATATAAATATTCATAGAGTTATGTCAACAGTACTTAGCCTCTTCCCCTAAATTTATCCTCTATGAAATTCAATCCCTATTCTACAAAATCCTCGCTTATCCGTCAAGATGATGTTGCCTCGTCAAGCAATTTTTTCAGCCGTGCGCTGTCTATTACGTATTTGGTATTGCAGAAATGGCAATTTACTTCCGCCTGTCCGTCTTCCTCTATCATCTTGATTATTTCACTTTTGCCCAAACTGATTACCGCCTTCTCCACTTTTTTTCTGCTACAATCACAGGCATATGCCACTTCCTTCTCTTCAAGAATTTTAAATTGGAAAGGCTTAAGTATTATCTCAGCCATCTTTTTTACGTCTCCGCTTGCCGCCTTTACAATGTCGGTTACGGAATCGAGCCTTTTAATGTGGTCCTCCAATATGTCTAGTAGGAAAGGATTGCAACCTGGCATTGGCTGAATTATAAACCCTCCAGCCGCTCCTACTATGTGGTCCCTTTCTACGAAAACCCCAAGTGATACAGCAGAAGGCTCCTGTTTTGAATACATAAAGTATGCCGCAAGGTCCTCGGCTATCTCACCTGAAACCAAATCCAGGCGCCCGATATACGGTTCCTTTAACCCAAAATCTTGAATAACAATCAACTGACCGCTTCCAATTGAACCGCCCACATCCAGCTTTTCGTTTTCATTAAGCTTAAATGGGGCATTCGGATTCGAGACATAGCCCTTGGTTGTTCCATTGGAATCCGAAACCGAAACGATATGGGAAATAACGCCATCCCCTTTTATTTGAAGCGTAAGCTTGTCTTTCTTTCCTTTCATCATCCATCCCATCATAGACGATGCCGTAATAAGCCGTCCGAGCGCCGCCGAAGAAACAGCCGTGGTTCCATGTACTTTTCTGGCCTTTTCGACCAGCTCAGTAGTCTCCCCTATGAAAAACCTGAATTGGCCGGCCTCTGCCGTGCCTCTTATTAATTTGCTTTCCATGTGTTTCTCCTTCCGTTACAATTCGCAGACAAATGTTATTCGTTCGCTTTCCCTAACCGGCCCATCAAATGTAAGCGTCTCATAGATTTCTATTTTACCGAAACCTTCTCTTAAAAGCATCTCCTTCAATTCATCCATGCCGTATGCCCTTTGCAGGTGAAATTCCTCATGTTTGCTATAGAATTCCCCTTCTTTTCCGAAGAAAGTCAGAACCATCTCTACAAGTTTTTTCCGTTCATTGTAATAGTTTTCCCATATATAGGAGACCTCGGGTTTATTTTCTGCATAAAGATTATTACCCAAAATTGTGGAAAGCTTGTATTCAGAGCTTATGTCGAATATGAATAAACCACCGGGCTTGATAATTCCAGCCACATTTCCGAACAGGTCCATTACATCTTCCTTCTCGGTCATGTAGTTGATTCCATCGCAAAGGCAAAGCACCACATCCGATTTCTTATTGTAATCGAGATTGCCCATATCCTGAAGCAAAAACGGAATGTAAAGGCCTTTTGCGGATGCCTTTTCTCCTGCGATAGTAAGCATTGACTCTGATATGTCAATCCCTGTGCACGAATATCCCCTCTCGGAAAGCCGAATGGCAATGTTCCCGGTTCCGCATGCCAACTCAAGAACCGTTTCCGGCTTGAATTTTCTTTTCCTAAAAATAGCTTCAATATAATCCGTCCAAAGATCGTAGTCGGTTCTTTCCATCAGCAAATCATAATACTTTGCAAAATACGTATATGAATCCATATTTACCTCCGTGAAACCATTTCAAACAAAACATACACGACTCCTACTATCGAAATGGGAATGTACCCCCACCATGGAACCGGCTCCATTGCCGTCGAATCACCTTCCGCATGTGCTTCTTCCAGTCTTACATCATTATTCATCCGGAGCTTTTCAACCGAACGTCTTTTGAGTCTCCTTATCAATCCCCCCGCCACGAATGCGCATAGAATAACGATAGCTATTGTCGCCACATTAGCTATCAGCACGCTACCTTCCGCTGCGGCCCCCGCACCCGGACTTTCATTATTGTTCATTACGCTTAAAAATCCTATCGTCACCGACAATGCATTGTGGGTGGCATGAGCCAAAACCCCTGCATAAATCGAATCTGTCACATAAACAAAATAACCAAACAATATTCCAAGCATGATTGGCCCCAAAAGATTTTGAATATTGAAGTGAAAAAACCCGAACAAAACAGCCGTCCAAAAGATTGCCTTTTTAGGTCCGTATCTTTCATAGGCTCTCATTACGACCCCTCTGAAAAAAAACTCCTCGCAAATGCCCGCACTTATAGCAACAGCAAAGAGGAGCAGTGCATATTCATTTACATTGCTCGCTGATGGAAACGGTATCGGCCTATACCAGCCTATCGAATCAAGAAGATTAATTACAATCATATTTCCCGTAATCGAAATGGGATAAAAAAGGAATATGATTGATACTATAAGAATCCCCTCGCTTAGAGACAGTCGGTTCAATCTGAATATTTTTTTCATACCTCCTCGTGTCCAAATGGCAAACAAGGCTGCCGGCAAAAGCACAAGTATGAATTCGGTTGCTATCAAACCGGATTCGGCATCTATTGACTGTACGAACGAACCTAATATTATCAGCAAAAGCGCCATGAAGAGATACAAAAGATTGACATTAGAAATGCTCAAACGTTTCATCTATTCATCTCCTTCATCACTCTATCACCGATGCGTAGGCCTTGACTCCCTTAACAAGCACCGATTCATCGAAATCAAATGTCTCACTGTGGAGCGGGCTAATATAGCCCTTTTCTTCATTCCTTGTTCCAAGGAACAAAAACAGACCGGGAACTTTCTTCTGGTAGTATGAAAAATCCTCTGCCAGCATCTGGGGCTCTATGTCTACAACTTCTCCATCGTAAGCATTCCTGAATCTTTCCACTACTTTTTTGTCGTTTACAACCGGTGGATACATGTCCCTAAATACGATTTCAATCTTGCATCCATATATAGTCTCTATTCCATCAGCTATGTCGTCTATCCGTTTTTTTATGGAAACATATACCTCTTCGCTGAATGTCCTTATCGTCCCCTCAAGGTACATTTCACCCGCTACTATATTGCGAATTTCTCCACCCCAAATCTTTCCGAAGGTGATGACTGCCGGTTCGATTGGTTTAATGAATCTGCTTATGATTTTCTGTACTTCCGATATAAACGCCGTTGACGCAACCACTGCGTCTATGCCTTCCTGGGGTTGCGCGCCATGGGCGCTTTTACCACGCACAAAAACATCTATCTCTCCCGATTGGGCCATAAGTGGTCCATCCTTAAGCGCTATCTTTCCCTCGTCAAGAAACGGAAAGAGGTGAAGTCCATATATTTCATCTATTTTCATATCCCTAAAGACCTTTGAGTCTGCAATAATTTCCGCTCCGCCGGGTCCCTCTTCAGCCGGCTGGAATACAAGCACAAGATTGTCCTTGATTTTTCCACGGTTTAAAGATATGAACTCTGCAAAAGTAAGCAGTATTGCCATATGTCCGTCATGACCGCAGGCATGCATCATCCCAGGATGTTCTGACCTCGTTTTATGCCCTTTGCACTCCTCTACCGGCAAACCATCCATGTCTGACCTAAAGGCCAATGTCCTTCCGTCTCCATTACCCTTAAAAAAAGCTATCCAACCGGTTTTAGCAACCCTTTCCAACCGGTCCGGAGAAAGCTTTTTTAAGCGGCTTTCTATATAATCGCTTGTCTTGAATTCCTTGAAACCCATTTCGGGAATCTTGTG contains:
- the cas2 gene encoding CRISPR-associated endonuclease Cas2, translated to MLILVTYDVNTTSKNGGKRLRHVAKCCENYGQRVQNSVFECLVDPAQFTEMKNQLVSIIDEKVDSLRFYYLGANWKNRVEHIGAKESYDPEGVLII
- the cas1c gene encoding type I-C CRISPR-associated endonuclease Cas1; the protein is MRKLLNTLYITNPDVYLSREGEQVVVKNEGKKSIAVPIHNLEGIISFGYCGASPALMGLCAEKGVSVTFLTEYGKYLASVQGPFSGNILLRKEQFRIAEDSERRLGVSVNFIVAKIMNSRTVLKRAIRDYEEIAGKQQISFVVERLGRQAENARHALNEDELRGIEGDAAKMYFGVFDNLILHEKESFFFHGRSRRPPLDNMNALLSFTYVLLAHEVKSAIEAVGLDPAAGFFHKDRPGRNGLALDMMEELRAYLADRFVLSLVNRRQVSAKDFVVKENRAILMDDDMRKKLLTEWQKRKRIDIKHPYTKEKISLGLLPYIQAQLMARFIRGDIDGYPPFLWR
- the cas4 gene encoding CRISPR-associated protein Cas4 — encoded protein: MDKYDEKIYLPLSGIQHFVFCKRQWALIHIERQWKENMLTVEGKNLHERADDPYEKEKRSDLIVSRAMPLISKKLGIQGVADIVEFEKTIDGKGIRIRDYDGFWLPHPVEYKRGIPKSDQSDEAQLCLQVLCLEEMMGANIDKAYLYYHQKRRRTRIKMESELREWTVSMAKEMHELFEKGLTPPAEKNKKCGNCSMKELCFPRLTKKARPVSNYINEMMKEGE
- the cas7c gene encoding type I-C CRISPR-associated protein Cas7/Csd2 — translated: MENKIIDRRYEFILYYDVQNGNPNGDPDAGNMPRIDPETSKGIVTDVCIKRKVRNYVELAKKNETGFRIYVTEGAVLNEKNKEAYIVNKLKPVSKKLPKEIENSMKVTQFMTDNFYDIRTFGAVMTTEINCGQVRGPVQFGFSRSIDPIVQQDITITRMAVTNEKDRDKERTMGRKHIVPYALYRMEGYVSAAFAQKTGFGEADLELLWESLENMFEHDHSAARGNMATRKLIVFKHESELGNAHAHKLFELVKAENRKDGMPARAFEDYEIAIDKTGVPAGVELIERM
- the cas8c gene encoding type I-C CRISPR-associated protein Cas8c/Csd1, producing MILKALADYYDVLLSDENIDMPKPGFSSAKVSCAAIISRNGELVDINDLRITSEKGKLVSRDINVPAQGKKTCNICSNFMSDNATYVFGLDIKGKPERTQLAAEEFKRYNLEILDNPKDDALKPFLEFLSTFDISGENESKIIAQNREILEEGGNIVFRMDGEHKYIHQLESVKQAWNVYMERLLDSAEQGQCLVSGEKGPIAKLHPSIKGIVGGQATGTSLVSFNKRSFESYGKTEKQGFNAPVSNRVAAAYTSALNFMTRSRNNHLRIGDATTVFWAEKSHSGIEESVFAELINPSNDESNKKEGKQVDSNAQNTVAKLLDRARKGLPILEKANEAINPESKFYILGLAPNASRVSIRFWHVDKFGTLLENLLMHQLDMTIDRKDENNVISTWKVLKEISVHKDLKNLSPLMAGKLTEAIIRGTQYPQSLYTAVITRIRADNDVNYIRAGLIKACLKRKMRVYDNRKEGDFTVALNHDNKNTGYLLGRLFAVMEKAQKDALGEKINSTIKDRYFSSATATPGAVFPTLVKLAQYHIEKSDYGYARDREIQQIMQSIDSFPAHLNLDDQGQFILGYYHQKQSFYTKKTEDKQGGK
- the cas5c gene encoding type I-C CRISPR-associated protein Cas5 codes for the protein MEYGIRIRVWGDWACFTRPEMKVERVSYDVMTPSAARGILEAIHWKPAISWVIDAIYVEKPVRFENIRRNEVESKVSASKVKSVMNGNEAKNFFIDINKERQQRASMILRDVSYIIEAHFEMTDKAGEDDNEGKHRDIFRRRAIGGKCFHRPYLGCREFPAMFEWVEEKSEIKTINESGDLGWMLFDIDFKNDMTPGFCRLVMKEGRIEIPSRKEVFS